The Candidatus Polarisedimenticolaceae bacterium region AGAACCTCGGTGTCGAGACGGTGCGCCGGCCGCGAGTCGAAGCTCGGCGCCTCGATGGTCCCGGCGTCGAGCAGGTCGAGGAGCGGCTTCGCCGCACCCACGTGAACCTCGAGGTCGGGATGAACGCCCGGCCCGCGCAGCCGCTCGCGCTCCCCCGCCGGAACGGCGAACTCGTATTCCCGGACGCGGATCGCGATCCCGCGCGGGGAGTCCATCCGCTCGCGGATCGCGTCGACCTGGTACTCCTTGCGCAGCGCCGCGAGCTTCGAGTCGTCCCCGGCCTCGAGGACGCCGATCAGGGCGCTCCGCTCGGCGGCGAGGCGGTCGAGCGGGACGAAGAAGTTCTGGCGCTGGAGGAGCGCCATCGCCGTGTCGCGCAGCGCGGGGCGGCCCGCGAGGGCGCGGGTCAGCCGGTCCCGGTCGGCGGGAGCGAGCTCCGCCCAGAAGCGGTCCGTCGCGAGTCCCAGCGAGCCGACGCCCCACGGCTCGACCGTCGCCGAGGTGAACGCCCGCGTCACGTGCCGGCCGTGGCGCGCGAGGTACTGGTGCGCGAGGAGCGCGCCCCCGGAAGTCCCGAAGACGCCGACCTTCCCCTCGGGGCCCACGACCGCACGGCGCACGGCGTCCAGGTCCTCGACCCACTGCTCGGCGCGGAAGATCGTCCACGCCCTCGCCCAGTCCACCGAGCCGTCCGGACGCACGGCGCCCTGCTGGAACGCCTCGGTCGCCCCGCGCCCGTAGATCCCGACGACGTTGAACCCCGGGCCGAAGAACTCCTCCTGGATCGCCGCCACCCGACCCGGCGCGACGCGGAACTGCTGGCCGTCGGTGACGAACAGGACCGTGGGTTTCGCGGGGTCGTAGGGGGCGCCGAGCTCATACCCCAGATCCGCCTTCGCGGAGGCGGGGTCGGAGTGGTCGATCGGCACGGCCACGGCCGCGGCAAGGGCGAGAACCGTCGAGGCGAACATGCTCCCTCCTACGCTCGGGTATCCTCCCCGGATGACGATCGTACCGATCCTGCTCGGCGCCCTCTCGGTCGCCGTGACCTTCGACGACCTCCCCTGCAACCCTGCCGAGGGGGCGACGGTGGAACGCCAGAACTCCATCAACGGCGCCATCGTCGCGACGCTGAAGGAACGCTCCATCCCCGCCGTCGGGTTCGTGAACGAGTCCCGCCTGACCGACCGCGCGGTGCTCGCCTTGTGGCTCGATGCCGGGCTCGACCTGGGGAACCACACCTTCTCCCACCCGGACCTCCATCAGGTCGGCGCGGCGAAGTTCCTGGAGGACGTCGTCCTCGGCGACCGCGTCACCCGCGAGATGCTCGAGGCGCGCGGCCGGTCGATCCGTTGGTTCAGGCATCCCTTCCTTCACACCGGCCTCGACCTGGACACCAAGGGGCTCGTCGAGACCTTTCTCGCGGCTCGCGGGCTGAAGGTGGCGCCGGTGACGATCGACAACTCGGAGTGGATCTTCGCGCGCGCCTACCTCAGGGCCGACGAGGCGAAAGACGCCGCCGCGCGCGGGAAGATCGCCGACGCCTACGTCGCGTACATGGAGGCGAAGACCGACTACTGCGAGCGGCAGGCGCGGGCGCTGTTCGGCCGCGACATCCCGCAGGTGCTCCTCGTGCACGCCAACCGGCTCAACGCCGACCACTTCGGGCGCATCGCGTCGATGCTCGCGGCCCGCGGGTACACCTTCGTGTCGCTCGAGGCGGCGACCGCCGACGCGGCCTACGCGTCGAGGGACACCTACGTCGGCCGCGGCGGGATCACGTGGCTCCACCGCTGGGCGCTCGGCTCGGGGCGAACGGACGCCGTCGTGCCGAACGAGCCCGAGACCCCGGCGTGGATCCTGAAGGCGGCCGGCCTCGACGCCGAGTGAGGCTCAGCCCTTCTGGAACAGGGCGCAGACCGCCCCGGCGGGGTCCTGGATCACGCAGTAGCGACCCTGCGGCCCCATCGCTCCCGGCGGGCGGAGGATCTTCCCGCCCTTGGCGACCGCGCGCGACGCGGCCTTCGCGGCGTCGTCGACCGTGATGTAGACGAGCCACTGGGCGGGGAGCCCCGCGTTCGTGCCGCGGGCATGGCAGATCCCCGCCACGGTCTGCCCCTCGCCGGGCTCGTTCATGCAGAAGTCCTCGTACTCCCCCATGTCCACGCCCGTGGACGTCCAGCCCACGACCTCGGCGTAGAAGTCCCGGATCGCCGCGGCGTCCGGGACGGTCAGGTCGCACCAGGGAATGATGCCGATCTTCGACGCGGCGTCGCTCATGGGCCCCTCACGACGGCTGCTTGGCCATCTCCTCGATGAACTTCGAGGCCTCGGCGATCGAGGCCTCCATGTCCCGGACGAGACCGTCCACGTCGCCCTGCAACGAGCGCGCGGTTCCCTGGAGGGAGCCCAGGGCGCGGGCGTTGAGGTTGTGCTTCAGGAACAGCACCTGATCGTTCAGCTTGCGCAGGACCGGGTCCATGCGCGTCGCCGCCTTCTCCATGACCGCGACGACCTGGCCGTAGCGGCGCTGCGTCTCGCGCAGCTCGCGCTGGCTCTCCGCCCTGAGGTTGGCGTCGGTGAACTGCCCGAGCTCGGTCTCCCACTCCTTGAACAGCGACGTCGCGACGTTTCTCACCGCGCGGATCTTGTCGTTCACGTCGTCCGCTCGTTTTTTCGAGTCCTCGTATTCGCCGCGGAGCTTCTCGTATTTCGCCTCGAGCTCCCCGCCCCGGTAGCCGACGATCGACTGGAACTCCTGCAGCGCGTCGCGGAACTGCTGCTGCGCCTCCTGCTGCGCGTCGCGCGCCTTCTCGACGCGGCCGACGAGGACCTCGCGCTTCTCGACTCCGACCTTCTCGAGGGCCTTGTAATAGCTGTCGCGCGCCTTCTCGCACCCGGTCGCGAGGACGAGCGCCGCGACGCCCAGGATCGCCCAGAAACGAAGCATGGATGGACCTCCGGCGTGGAGGGCATGCTACAGGAGGTCGTCGAGGAGAAGAGAAGGCGGTGGAGGGGGCGTCCGGGGGGGAACCTCGCCCCCTCCACCGGGGCCTCGACGGGGGCCCCCCGTATTCGGGCGGTCGCCGGAGGGATGGCAACCGACCTGAACGTCGAAATTACCTCGAGCCGAGCTCGCCCACGGCGCCGGTGCCGTCGAGATTCTGGCCGCCGGCATCCACCGTGGACGGGGGCGAACCCCCTCCCGGCGTCGATTGCGGGTCGAGCAACGAGTCCGCGCCGGAGCATCCGGCCGCCAGGGTGAGGGCTCCGAGAACCACCGCCGCCAGCAACGTTTTTCTTCGCATCGCCGACCTCCCTCGCGTCTCGACGTTCAAGATGAGTCCCCCGGAATCGAAAACAAGACAGCCTTTCGTAAGCCGCACGGACAAGAAACGTCGTTGTCGGCTCCTGCGGCTACGTCGTTGAAACCGGAGCCGGTTCGCGGTATGAGCGGGGCATGTCCTCCGCTGGTCCGGCCCTCCTCGCGGTGCTGGCCGCGGCGGCGGCGCCCCCGGCCCTCCAGCCGGAGCGGCCCGTCGTCGAGCGCGTCGAGGTGCGCCGGATCCTCGTGACCGTGCGCCTCGACGCGAAGGGATCGGCCCCGCCGGACTCCTGCGACCGCTTGTCTGCGGAGGACCTCGAGGCGACGATCGCGGGGAAGCCCGTGAAGGTCGTCGCGGCCGATCGCGTGCCGCGGCCCAGGATGTACTGGCTCATCCTCGACACCAGCGGCAGCACCGCGGACCGCGGCCAGCGCAAACTCGCGAAGGAGGAGGCGGCGCGTTACGCCCGTGAGGTCCTCGTCCCGGGGCGCGATCGCGCCGCGGTTCTCACGATCGACGAGGACCTTCGCCTCGTGGAGCCTTCGAGCGACGACCCCGAAGCGATCGCCCGCGCCATCGAGGCGATCCCACCCGGAGCCCAAAGCCTCATCACCGACGCGCTCGACGAGGTGCTCGCACAGATCGCCGGCGATCGCCGCGAACACGTCGTCGTCTTCTGGACGGACGGCAAGGACGGCCTGAGCCTGCGGGCGATGCCCGCGCTGCGCCGACGCCTCGCGGCGGCTCCCAACGCGCGGATCTTCCCGGTCGTCGTCCAGGGAGACGCCGGAACCGGGTCGCGCCTCCCGCCGCAGCTGCTGTTCGAGCTCGCCGAAGCCACCGGCGGTCGCGTGTCGCTTTCGGCCGACCGTCGCTGGCTGGAGGTCCTCCGGAGCGCGGTAAAGCACCGATGGCGCGTCGCGGTGGAGGCGCCGGAGGGCACGCCGGAGCAGGCGCGCCCGAAGCTCCGTTCGAGGAACGCCTCCTGCGATCCCGCGATCGTCCCGGACGCGGACCCGCCGGGGGACCGATACGAAGGGCGCGCGCCCCCGGAGTGGGAGCGCGAGCACCGCCGCCAGCGCCGGCGCGACGACGACGCGAGCTGCCCGGCGGGGGACGGTGCATTCGGAACGGAAGGGGGCGTCGCCGGATGTGCGCTGGACGTCGTGCGGGAGCAGGGCATCCTCTACGCGCACGCAGCTCCGTACGAGGTCGAGACGCTCAGCCCGGCCCGTTTCGCGCTCCGTCGCTACTTCGTTCCCGCGTTCGATCCCGCGGATCTGGCCTCGGAACCGTGGACCCTCCTCGAGACGCTCGAGAGGTACCCGCTCGCCGAGACCGTGGACGACGACGGCGTCCCGCCAACCTCGCGGCACCCGCTGCTGGTGCACGCCCGGACCTTCTTCACGATCCAGGGAACGATCGCGCGCGCGCTCCGGGAGTCCCAGCCGGGCTGGCACGAGACGGCGCGGCGCCGGCTCGCCGCCGAAGCGGAGGCCGACGTCCCCGTCCTCGCCGAGGATCTTCAAGCGCAGGCGCCGTCCCTCTCCGCGGAGGACGCGCTCGCGGCCGCCGAGGCCTCGCCCTTCGGCCGCGCGGCGCGCGCCGCGATCGACAGCCCCAGCGACGCGGACCTGCGCAGGACGATCGGCGCCTGGCTCGGCGACATCTCGGCACGGGACCTCTTCGTGGGTTGGGAACGCGCGATGATCGATCGCCGGCTTCGCGGGGAGTCCGTCGCAGGTGCGTTCGAGTCGCGCTGGTCGGCGTTGCGACGGTGGTTCGCCCTTCCCGAGCACGCCCGCGCCATCGTCCCCCTGGTGCCGATGCGAGACCCGGCCCGCGACGTCGTCGGCTTCTGGAGGGTGTTCCTTCCGAGGGCGTACTGGATCTACGAGCGCCGCGAAGGCTCGCGGGGGGGGGACCCGATCCCTTACGACCACGTCCCGCCGCAGCCGCTGGGCTGGTGGCTGCTGGAATCGCTCCCCGTCGCACGGCCGGATCTGGCCGCGCAGCTTTCGGCCGGGAGCTGGAGCGTGGCCGAGCTCGACTACGCCCCCGCGGGACGGTTATGGAAGGAAGACCCGGCGCACCCCTACTCGAGCGCGGATGTCCTCCTGGTGCTCGCCTCCGGAGCCGACCGCCTGACGCTGCGGGCCCGCATCGACGAGGGGGCCCGTGGGCGCGCCCTCGTGACGCTCGACGCGGAGTGAGGCAGACTCCGCCGATGCGCCCCCGAGCCGCCTTCCTGTTCGTCCTCCTCGCCGTCGCCGACGCGCAGGCCGCGACGATCTCCGGGCGGGTCACGACCTCGGGAACCGGAGCCGCCGCCTCGGGACGGATCGTCTCCGCGACCCGAAGGTCGAGCGTCCCCCCGGGGGGGGCCGGAGCCTCCATCCCGGTCGAGGTGAACGCCACGACCGACGGGAACGGGAATTACGTCCTCTCCATCCCCGACGGCACTCCCGGGGCCGCGGAGATGCTCGTCTACACGCGCAGCACCCTCCACTTCAACGAGCTGTTCGGCGGCGTCGACTCCTCCGCGAACGTCCCGACCGTGGGCGACACCTCGAACCCGGCGGTCGTCGCGGTGGATGGAACGGGGACGGCGACGGGGATCGACTTCGTCCTCGACTCGAATCGTGCCGATGCGATGGTGACGATGCGCGACGGGGTCACCCGGCTCGCGACGACCTGGTGGCGACCGGCGCGGACGGGAACCTGGCCGACGATCGTCGTGCGCACGACCTACGACAAGGAGGGGC contains the following coding sequences:
- a CDS encoding polysaccharide deacetylase family protein, whose amino-acid sequence is MTIVPILLGALSVAVTFDDLPCNPAEGATVERQNSINGAIVATLKERSIPAVGFVNESRLTDRAVLALWLDAGLDLGNHTFSHPDLHQVGAAKFLEDVVLGDRVTREMLEARGRSIRWFRHPFLHTGLDLDTKGLVETFLAARGLKVAPVTIDNSEWIFARAYLRADEAKDAAARGKIADAYVAYMEAKTDYCERQARALFGRDIPQVLLVHANRLNADHFGRIASMLAARGYTFVSLEAATADAAYASRDTYVGRGGITWLHRWALGSGRTDAVVPNEPETPAWILKAAGLDAE
- a CDS encoding VOC family protein — protein: MSDAASKIGIIPWCDLTVPDAAAIRDFYAEVVGWTSTGVDMGEYEDFCMNEPGEGQTVAGICHARGTNAGLPAQWLVYITVDDAAKAASRAVAKGGKILRPPGAMGPQGRYCVIQDPAGAVCALFQKG
- a CDS encoding DUF2959 domain-containing protein, which translates into the protein MLRFWAILGVAALVLATGCEKARDSYYKALEKVGVEKREVLVGRVEKARDAQQEAQQQFRDALQEFQSIVGYRGGELEAKYEKLRGEYEDSKKRADDVNDKIRAVRNVATSLFKEWETELGQFTDANLRAESQRELRETQRRYGQVVAVMEKAATRMDPVLRKLNDQVLFLKHNLNARALGSLQGTARSLQGDVDGLVRDMEASIAEASKFIEEMAKQPS
- a CDS encoding VWA domain-containing protein, with translation MSSAGPALLAVLAAAAAPPALQPERPVVERVEVRRILVTVRLDAKGSAPPDSCDRLSAEDLEATIAGKPVKVVAADRVPRPRMYWLILDTSGSTADRGQRKLAKEEAARYAREVLVPGRDRAAVLTIDEDLRLVEPSSDDPEAIARAIEAIPPGAQSLITDALDEVLAQIAGDRREHVVVFWTDGKDGLSLRAMPALRRRLAAAPNARIFPVVVQGDAGTGSRLPPQLLFELAEATGGRVSLSADRRWLEVLRSAVKHRWRVAVEAPEGTPEQARPKLRSRNASCDPAIVPDADPPGDRYEGRAPPEWEREHRRQRRRDDDASCPAGDGAFGTEGGVAGCALDVVREQGILYAHAAPYEVETLSPARFALRRYFVPAFDPADLASEPWTLLETLERYPLAETVDDDGVPPTSRHPLLVHARTFFTIQGTIARALRESQPGWHETARRRLAAEAEADVPVLAEDLQAQAPSLSAEDALAAAEASPFGRAARAAIDSPSDADLRRTIGAWLGDISARDLFVGWERAMIDRRLRGESVAGAFESRWSALRRWFALPEHARAIVPLVPMRDPARDVVGFWRVFLPRAYWIYERREGSRGGDPIPYDHVPPQPLGWWLLESLPVARPDLAAQLSAGSWSVAELDYAPAGRLWKEDPAHPYSSADVLLVLASGADRLTLRARIDEGARGRALVTLDAE